The Sediminispirochaeta smaragdinae DSM 11293 genome has a segment encoding these proteins:
- a CDS encoding YfcC family protein, producing the protein MSTQISRPHIGEKKNFRLPHVFVLLTIVALIVALLTYFVPAGTYERVVDEVSGRTLVDANSFHYLDKTPITPMQFITAFTRAFKNAASMIFMTLVVGGAFGIINALGIIPAVLSAVMKKFENQKFLVIPLLVLVLALFDSFMGAPELCIVFLPMILPLVLNLGWDTMTACAIVICGNCVGYSTGMGNPFTTIIAQKICELPLYSGMWYRAICFAVFYAVAALYIMRYARKVERNPSMSRTFHNDERRRSDMKVETGIRLPHRVKLAGFFTLLCFIFNIVGVIRLGWDLAEMTGLFLVMGVGAGAISGRTLTQTCEMFMNGAREILQGALVMCCARTITILMADSNTMDMLVYVLSKLASAFPEVLAILGIFFVAMLVNFPIPSGSGEATVLVPLLSPLADILGVSKQATILAFQFGDGWSNTIYPTNASYMATLAVAGVDWTDWVVFQFPLCCLWTTLSVVMLCIAQWINLGPF; encoded by the coding sequence GTGAGTACTCAAATTTCCCGGCCGCACATCGGCGAAAAGAAAAACTTTCGGTTGCCGCATGTATTTGTATTGCTTACCATTGTGGCGCTTATTGTCGCACTGTTGACGTACTTTGTGCCGGCAGGTACTTACGAACGAGTGGTGGATGAGGTTTCGGGCCGCACCTTAGTTGACGCAAACAGCTTCCATTATCTTGACAAAACCCCCATCACACCTATGCAGTTTATCACCGCCTTTACCCGCGCGTTCAAAAACGCAGCGTCCATGATTTTCATGACACTGGTGGTGGGTGGTGCCTTCGGCATCATCAACGCGCTGGGTATTATTCCCGCAGTGCTCTCTGCTGTGATGAAGAAATTTGAAAATCAAAAATTTCTTGTCATTCCCCTTTTAGTGTTGGTTTTAGCGCTTTTCGACTCCTTCATGGGGGCGCCGGAACTGTGCATCGTATTTTTGCCTATGATCCTGCCCCTGGTGCTGAACCTTGGGTGGGACACCATGACAGCCTGTGCGATCGTGATCTGTGGCAACTGTGTCGGCTACAGCACCGGTATGGGCAATCCCTTCACGACCATTATTGCGCAAAAAATTTGTGAGCTTCCACTTTATTCAGGAATGTGGTACCGCGCCATTTGTTTTGCGGTTTTCTATGCCGTTGCCGCCTTGTATATTATGCGCTACGCCCGCAAGGTAGAGCGCAATCCATCGATGAGCCGAACCTTTCACAATGACGAAAGGCGTCGCTCTGACATGAAGGTGGAGACGGGCATACGGTTGCCGCACCGTGTCAAGCTTGCCGGTTTTTTTACCCTGCTGTGCTTTATCTTCAATATTGTCGGCGTAATCCGGCTGGGCTGGGACCTTGCCGAAATGACCGGCCTGTTTTTAGTGATGGGCGTTGGAGCCGGCGCCATTTCCGGACGTACACTTACACAAACGTGTGAAATGTTTATGAACGGTGCACGGGAAATTCTACAGGGTGCGCTGGTAATGTGCTGTGCACGCACCATTACCATTCTGATGGCGGACAGCAACACAATGGACATGTTGGTTTACGTACTGTCAAAACTTGCCTCCGCATTTCCGGAGGTCCTCGCCATCCTGGGAATTTTCTTCGTGGCGATGCTTGTCAATTTCCCGATTCCCTCCGGCTCCGGTGAGGCAACCGTTCTGGTTCCGCTGCTCTCGCCTTTGGCTGATATCTTGGGTGTCAGCAAGCAAGCCACCATACTGGCGTTCCAGTTTGGCGACGGCTGGTCGAACACCATCTATCCCACGAATGCATCATACATGGCGACGCTGGCGGTCGCGGGTGTCGACTGGACCGATTGGGTGGTCTTCCAGTTTCCGCTGTGCTGTCTTTGGACAACGC